ATGTTGTGTGACAAGAAAGTGTGACCGATAGGATGTAATGGTGGCATCAAGGGGATGTAGAGTTGTACGAGAACTCGAAAAGTAGAAGAAGGCGTACTTTACTTGTTCGCGATGAggtttagatcgcgaggacgcgatccagtctaagtgggggagagttgtaacaccctgaattttaatACATCTGGAAGTGTCGCCAGAAAGTGTCACCGAAAAAGTGCTCCCAGaaagtgtcaggaaaagtctacctacacttatgcattttcagattttatataagaatcagaatcagaatcagacaaCTTCAATCCCTGAAATGAAAAATGGAAATCTGGTTGCcagttaagccgcgccgcgggccatTATAGGCACGCCGTTGCTAGCCTTGTTCAGATGCTTAGAGTTTGAAAAAACGGTTGTCTTCATTTTTGCCTTGGAGCAGCACCGCGGGCCCATATGGCCGCACCGCGCCTCTGTTAGGTGCCAGGTCCGAATTTTAGCTATTTTAAGGGTTTAATGAGGGGCAGCTTTGTCTTTTCGCATGGTGAACGGTTTGGTGACCGCAAAACTGACTCAATGCTTATCTTATCCCCATTTCCACCTCATTTTCATCATTCCCAAGCACTCTcatcttttagagtgagaaagaggattttagagagaggaagctccgATCTAGGGGTAAGGAGGACGATTCGGGTGaaatctcaagagttaaagttgttcatctcgttcctagctatgttttgaGGGTGGTGGTAAGTCTCGAATCCGAGTTTCATTGTTTATGATTGTTGTTCAATTTAGGGTTTGAACTTTcatgttcttgagaaaacccatttagctctttaatggaagtttggagctagtaattggtgttgttaacccttgttggtggattttgggttggttgatgatttaaccatgtttaagacttgcaattgggtttaatcactaggtttagtgattatggaagtattggaacccatttgggtgtatttggaagactaattttgaaatgggtcaaaattagagttttGGGTCAAATTGGGGAAGACAGGTATTTTATACTTGTGTTTTGGTTTAATTGGCattataggaccattttcactaatgttaagtgattattggctagtttgGGCATTGGTTGTGCTTGAAAgcgcatttgggtcaaaatttcaCTAAgtttcaatttgggttggtttgtaatccaccttaattgtgttgtttgttatgtgctaAATAGAATAGGTACTtcccattgacgtgttgcggatttttCGATTGCATTCATCAAGGAGCTATGGTGAGTGTAAATATAATATATgcttatgtatgcataggatgggtgcgggtggggtagagtgatccttgggtgttcgggttcactttacatatgtgtgggagaTGGACTCTATGCGTTTTAAGTTCAtatggcacgtttgtgcgttttgggttaccacccttgagtTAGTGAATCTCGGGCGATACGGATTCACATTGACATGTAGGTCAACCCCGTTGATGTTGTTAAGGTGAGTTGGGTAGTGATTCGTGTGTAGTTTCGGCTTCacaagtgaatcgcgtgtggttccggattcacgatgtcgcgtgtggtttcggacatTCCCATCGTTGTGATGACttagggtagtgaatcgcgtgtagtttcggATTCACTGGGGCGCGTACAGTTTCGGCCAACCCTATCGTCGTTGAGGTGAAGGTGGTGAAACTCGTGAGGTTTTGGATTCACTgggcgcgtgtggtttcggtcggccttcatgtgtttgaggttaaggggttaaccttgggattggtagacgtatatatatatatatatatatatatatatatatatatatatatgtgtgtgtgtgtgtgtgtgtgtgtatatatgtgtgtgtatatatatatatatatatatgtgtgtgtgtgtgtgtatatatatatatgtgtatatatatatatatgtgtgtgtgtgtatatatatatatatatatatatatatatatatatatatatatatatatatatatatatatatatatatatatatatatatatatatattgttgtgttgtagctaatcttgcggatttgacatggtggtacgttatgtatagctttAGTAGTTATACttggatgcggtatgtgtttaatACTTGCTAATTGGtgatcattttatgcatatgtatgtatatagtatgtttatcctcactaagctttatagcttaccctctcgttgtttacatttttatagattcgcgtggaagaGGTGGCAAGGGTAAGCGCGGGGATTAGTGGACTATTGCGGGTTGCGTTAGAAGACCTGCTTTTAGAttggacttaggattgggtagtgcaatctcaatcaccatgctcggttttatgtTAAATTTAAACGCTTTGGGTCGAAAGTGTCTTTTGGGTTAcgttaaaacgggtcattgtgttcCCGGGGTCGTCGTGCCCGTGTCGTTGATTTAAtgtaacctaaattatgtatttatGTTGTTGAACACGTTATGGAGTCAATTGAGTTTTTGTGGGATGCGAAAATGATTACTAGTGTCAAAAACAAGTTGCAGCTTGGGCCGCGCCGCGGATGGCTTTGCCGCGCCGCGGGTTTCAGTTTATTTTGGTAACAGAAGGTTTTGAGGTTGCTGACCTTCAGCAACAAGCGTGAGCCACGCCGCGGCTATGGGAGTGGGGTCGCGCTTATAAGCTGACATAAATTTTCAACCTTTAAAAAAAATGGTGTCGTTTTTCATAAACGGGTTTGAGTCGTTTCAAAAATATTCAATGAGGCATTTAATCGAACACTTGGTGTGCGAAACTAtttgagtgagagagattgaacgaTTTGAGAGGATGAGTTTCACTAACATGAGGTTGACTCTGAGATCTACTCTGATCTTCTGCCATCGTGGATTAAAACACGGATCTATTACGGATTGTACGATATTAGGGTTTGTGCGATGAAAACACGGATCTTCGAGTGGTGGTCGTGAttctgatggtggtgatgatgacgaCTGAtagtggtgatgatgatggtgacgcTCCAAATGATCGACGATGATGGTGGTCGTGTAACGGGTCGCAAAATGAGGAGTCCGAACGCGCAAGGTGTTAGTGTGTGTGAAAGTGGGTTCGCAAATGGTAAAGTGTGAAGTGTGTGTTTTAATTTTGGTTTATATCAATTTTAACAGCAAAAACGCAAGGTCGAAAGGTCGCAAGGTCGCAAAGAAGCAAAGTCGCAAGGGGTCTTGCGACTTGCGCGGGCATTTTGTCAACTTTTTTTTGGGCTCTGACGCAAGATAGTAGAAAAAAATGGGCAAAAAAGTGATAATCCTGTTTAATTTTCTATCTCATTCTAAGATGACAGTTCAAAATAATGTACCCCGAAATCGTGAAGGTGTCGCGTAACGTTTGTAGGGTaaatatattatctaaacttcaaAGTATGCTCCAAACTTATTTAACAGAGGTTTTCCTTGTCAAGTTGTCAATTGTTCTTTTGGTTTTGTACATTGTCGTTATTATTATTCATGTAACCGGTTACAATTAGATGTGAAAAAAAATTTCGTGttagatgataataataactttgaaAACACTTGATAAACAGATAATGTGTATCACCTTTGTCTTGTTACATTATGAAAATCTAAAAGCTTTTAATTTCTTTTCAAATTCTTTTTACTGTTGTGAAGCGATAGACACCAACACACTGCACTATACAGAATCATACATCCATGTTACAACTAAACGTTGTCCAATGGTAGCTAGCTAATTTTGGTACCTGAGCCCATTGATGGTTGCATACTTAGAAATTAACTTCCTATACGCAATTGAATAAGTTACATATTTacgtatacttttttttttttttttatcacaaaTCCAGAAAAATAAACAAGTACAGATAATTTCATTTCATGGAAACTTCAAAAAACTACAGATAATTCTGACGACGTAAAATATTGCATTTTTACATGCTTTGATGTTCATATTCTTGAATCGAAACACAACAGAATTCATTGACATAATTCGAAATATGCCCGCTTAGTTTACATGTTGATCAACTATGATGTTGTCAAAATAAAGATAAAAAAAACCTATGAGCTAGAAACAACAAATGAAATGCTAAAAATCAAATGTGACATGGCTCCAATTAAGACAACATCAACAAATGAAATGCTAAAAATCGTATGTGACATGACTCCAATTAAGATGGAAAAAGACAGAAATACCCtttagagatgatgatgatgatgatgatgatgatgatgatgatgatgatgatgatcagtaGAAATCAGGAGTTCCGTCGGTGTTGGGAAGCCGTTGACGTCTCTCAACATATGCAGATGGAAACCAACCGTTTCTACCTCTGCATTCTCCTTCAGACCATCCTGAGGGGCTCACCTGAGTTTAAATAAAATCAagtaatgtataagtttagaaaatcaTACAAATTTGACATCttttgtttttataatttacaaattgtACGTATTATAGATGAGGATATGGATGAGTCGAGTGACAGGTCAAATAggattgggttgaaatgggtcagttTTAGTATGTCAATCAGGCTCGGTTGGTTGTGTTGACCGTCAAAAGCATTTTTACCTTTCGGAAATACTTACACATAACcacgcaggcttgcctgagtggccaccgagttgcccaacgaagcacaccacccgggttcaattcctgactatgccaaattgttcacaaAGGGAgtatgactagagggtgcgcataatgcacaattcaccagctaccaggtctcgcgctcggggggcttgattacccgaggttttaccttctatgggggagccaatgtgctcattcatatgagggtttcctcgcttacccaaaaaaaaaaaatacttacacATTAAATTTTCACCTTTATTCAGGgttgcagaactcggaattactAGACGAGTGCTTGCCGAGTACTAGGTTTTTGCAACTCGGGGAGTACTTGGTCAAACTCAGCCATAACTCGGGATTAATCGGAAATTCGACCAAAACTCGGCATTACTttcaaaattggtcaaagtcaaacttcgTCAACATCTGAATACTCCCCAAGTACTCCCCGAGTTGTCGAGTACTCCGTAAAGAGTCCTGACCGAGTACTTCCCGAGTAGCGATTTCTGCAACCTTGcctttattaatataatataatactccgTATGGATGGTGATATATCCACTATTATTTTTACTTCATCCACCATAACTGTACATTAATATATTGTACAGTACAGCATGTGAATGCATGATTTATGGTGTACAGCATGTGAATGCATGATTTATGATGGATGAAGTAAAAGTGATGTTGGATATATCAATGCCCATATCATATAATCATTATTAAGATAATAGTTTGTCAAATCGTCCAGATCTTAGGGGCCGTAGTTGCGGTAATTGATATTATATATGGAGGCCCCAACCTTTAATTAAATAATACGGACAACAGAAAATAGTGATGAGAGTAAAATGAAAAATAACCTTTCGAACTACAACATAGTCACCAATCGCCAAACTTAATTCCTTATCAGATGAAGCTTCAAATCCATGCATTGCCTGCACGATATTGGCAGTACTTTAAATAACTAGGTGCCGGTACATTAGAATCTCATGACAATTCAGACAGGGAATTAATAAGAACGGTCGATAAAAACTGCTACACTTTCCTATTAAGGATGTCTTGCGAAAGATGCAGCAATTTATTTTTAGGAATGAATCCAAGTTTAACTTATTTGTTTAGTTATTATCACTCTTTAAGTGTTGCAGAACTGGGAACTACTCGGTGGGTCGGTTTTTGCAACTCGAGAAGTACGCGGTCTAACTTGGTCAAACTcggccaaaactcgggattactcagaAAATCGGTCAAAAGACCAAAACTCAGGATTACTCGGAAAACAATCAAAattggtcaaaatcagtcaaatggtcaATATCCGTACTCCCTTAGAAGTCCCCACCGAGTACTCCCTGAGTAGCGATTTTTACACCCTTATTCATGTAACCAAATTCATAGTATCGATTTGGATCCCTAGTTCTTTGATTCAGATTGGTAGATTCTTGATATATGGTAGAACTTCTATTAAAGTCTAAAGCAATAGTGAAGTGTTTTTGGATATCAAAATAGTCATACGTATAATTATCGTgcaattgaagaatgaaaaagatTACCTCAGCTAAAAAGTACTTTGTTTTATCTGACATGAGATTAGATGGAACTGCAGGAGGGGCAGACTCTCTCCTTTGTTTGTCGGATACCATCTAGCAAAAAATTCACATCATCTCAAAAATTTAGACTCCATTATacgtataattaataataactaattagAGTACTAAATGTCTAAATATGATTACTGAACCTATATTATTACAAAACTAATTAAactttttgaattcatttaaagtGACATTCAACTCATAGACTTTAAGTTTTATCCCTTCGACATAAAACACAACCCAACTTGGCCCATTTATAGGAAAATGGGTCAATTTCAACACCTGGCATATTGTGAGCACTAACCTCGGCTTCTATCTGATGTAGAATAGCAGCTACTCTCTCATGATATGTTCTCTCACCTTCAACCTTGAAAAGCATGTAACTTGTTTTAGAATTTGGCACTTTAAAACATTATTCTCGTGAATAATAAAAACTGAAAACGATTTATATACAATCACGAGCATACAAACCATTGCAACCAGTCTCTGGAACGTAAGCCGTTGTTGCTGCGATTCAACAGCAGCCAGTGCAGCATTTGCTTCTTTACCAAGTACAGCCATATTTGCTTTAAGTTCCTGCATTCTAGCTTCGGCTGCATGTAGCTTTGTTACGTTCTCGGGAATTGGAGCTTCTCTAACTCGTGCTTGTCTTCTTGTAACTTCCGTTGCCTGTTTAATTTTACACTCAATTACATTACAATCAAAGTCATAATCAAGTTCAGAATCACTACAGCCTTCGGTGTTATAGGCACGGCGGTGTTCAATATCTGGCATCACACCGATTAACCTGAAAACCGAACTGAATGAAAATCGGAAAAAAACAAACTGAAGTTGTATTCGGTTTTAGGTTCAATTCGGTTTTCAGTTTtactttttcaaattcggtttaaccgaaaccgAAATCAACTAATAATATACTAAATTCTTAATATATCGGCTCTATTtttgagtcaacagcaagcgtcgatttattggcgtcttgactgtcgtttagagcctaaattgaattctatgcaggatttaaaacccatggaaatttgattcatgGTGTCTCagttttattttactatttttatgaAAAGAAttccctacttattggccggaggtccactcggaagcaatctctttatccgtcgaatagagagagaatgattttctctacttttgaaaGTGTTTCACTCAGAGTGGAGAAATGTCTTGTTTTTTATCCTTGTTTTTTATCcttggataggggaaggattgtctacatctcacctccccatacaccactcatgtggtattgccgtattgggttttgttgttaatATATATAGACAAAAAGTTCAATTTAAGAAcgatttgttaaaaaaaaatttggTTAGTATATGATATTTGGAAATTTTAGATTTATCCAAAACccaaccgaattcgaattcggttttcggttcggtttcatTTTGAATTTGAACTCGGTTTTCGGTTTTGCATCCAAATTTTATAAAAATCGAACCAACCGTACCAAATTTAGAGAAAGCCGAACACCGAACCGATGACACCCCTAGTTATAGGCGCGCAAAAATGATAGGTTGGGTAATAAGTCAACACAGGTACAGGCTGAAACTGGTCAACTTTAGTACGGATAAATTAGCCAACTCTGTCAGGTTCGCCAGTCACTTGTTTGTCCAATATTTCTTGTAGACGAAAATAAATTACATGACCCAGTTAGAATGAAAACAATCGGCCGTTTTTATTATATTTGTTGCTACATAGCAATATATCTATGTCTATGTAAAATGAAATATATATCATGTAATTACCTGGGTCTCTGCTTCTTGCCTCATTCGACTATAACGTTGAGCAAGATGACGAGCATCTTCTAATGGAGCACCATTTACCATTGCTCTCAACGGTTCTAAAATCTGAAATTTTCAGAAGGCTTGAGGTTAGCAACGGTTCACTAGTTATCTGATGGATCCTCAAgaacattatatttatatatagcttatAACATGTCATTAAAAGAAATTTGGAATATATGAAATAACCTGTGAAAATAACAGCCTAGTGAAATCGtcttgctctttttcaacatgTTTACGTGCATCACCATATATCGATGCTGGTTTCGCCAAAATTTCATCATTAGCATTCTCCACTCCATATTTGCAACATTCTTCCGACAACTTGGTTCCTAATTTTGATAAAACAAGCAGATAACATCAAAACAAACATAACAGCATTTTAGGAGGAAACAAAAAAACAAGTAAAGTTGTAAACCACTGCGAAATAGATTTTAGTTATTTACACTTCAAACCTGCTTCAATGTGCTTATATCCAATGGATGTAAAAGCTTCTGCTGCTTTAATTAGTTCCTTTTGAAATTCCTGATAAAAACAAGGAGAAT
The window above is part of the Rutidosis leptorrhynchoides isolate AG116_Rl617_1_P2 chromosome 1, CSIRO_AGI_Rlap_v1, whole genome shotgun sequence genome. Proteins encoded here:
- the LOC139871396 gene encoding SH3 domain-containing protein 3, giving the protein MDALRKQASKLRDQVAKQQLAVIKQFSASGYEHSDVMVIDELELQRHQQLEKLYRSTRSGKEFQKELIKAAEAFTSIGYKHIEAGTKLSEECCKYGVENANDEILAKPASIYGDARKHVEKEQDDFTRLLFSQILEPLRAMVNGAPLEDARHLAQRYSRMRQEAETQATEVTRRQARVREAPIPENVTKLHAAEARMQELKANMAVLGKEANAALAAVESQQQRLTFQRLVAMVEGERTYHERVAAILHQIEAEMVSDKQRRESAPPAVPSNLMSDKTKYFLAEAMHGFEASSDKELSLAIGDYVVVRKVSPSGWSEGECRGRNGWFPSAYVERRQRLPNTDGTPDFY